The segment CTAATAATAAAAACAAACTTTTTCTCATAAAATTTTACCTAGAAATGAAAATAATTGCGTATAATAGCATATTAAAATTAATCAAAAAGAATTTACAAAGGAAAATTATGAAAATAGGCATTATAGGCTTAGGTTTGATAGGTGGCTCGCTTGGGCTTTGTATGAAAAAATCAAAGATTATTAGCACGGTTAGCGGATATGATATTTCTAGGGAAAACGAAAAAGAGGCCTTGGAGCTGGGGCTGGTGCATGAAATTTTAAGTATCGAGGAGATGAAGCAAAAATGCGATGTGATTTTTCTAGCAATCCCAGTCGAGGCGATTATCACGACGCTAGCCCAGCTAAAAGACGCGCGCAAGGAAACCACAATCATCGATTTAGGAAGCACGAAATTTAAAATTTTGCAAAGTTGCCCGCCAGAGATTAGAGGAAATTTCATCGCCGCTCACCCTATGGCAGGCACGGAAAACTCAGGTCCGAGTGCTGCGTTTTCGGAGCTACTAAACGGCGCAGTAGTCGTCATCTGCGACGATAACAACGCCGATGAAATGCATGTCAAACGCGCGGTTGAAATTTTTTCGTTTGCGGGTATGAAGATTGTCTTTATGGACGCGCTCAGCCACGACCACCATGTGGGGCTCATCTCGCACCTGCCACACGCGATTAGCTACTCACTCGTAAATAGCGTCTTAAAAGAGGAAAATCGCCGAAATATCATAAATTTAGCCGGCGGAAGCTTCACCGGCATGGCAAGAATCGCCAAATCAAGCCCTGAAATGTGGGTCGATATCTTCAAACAAAACAAAGAAAATTTGTTAAAATCGATAGAGTCTTTCAAAAAAGAGCTTCAAATTTGCACCGATATGATCGAAAACGAAAAATGGAGCGAGCTAGATAGCTGGATGCACAGCGCAAGGACACTGCGCGAGATTTTGTAAATTTTCCTGATTTGTCGCGCAAGCAATCTGAGAGTTTGAAATTTATCTAAATTTTGCTAGATTGCAACGCTATGCTCGCAATGACGCGGTTGTAATATTTTGGTTATTTTTTCTCACTGCAATGGTTAATCAAAGGATTAAAAATGATGAAATTTGATAAAAATATAAAATTCGGCGGGCAAGGATACCCACCCTACGGCGCTACAAAAGGAATTTCATTTTTAGTTGAATTATTATCAGGCATTTTCTTCCTCCTTATTAAATTTTATTGATCCAATTAAAAAATACTCTTTTGTAAATTCATTAAATTTTATATCATTAAAATAGTTTGAAATTTTTTTGTTGTCTTCTAAACTAATACGAAAGCCGTTTTTTTCAAAAATAATATATTTTTTTTCGCAAAAACGATTTAAAATTTTAAAAACCAAATTTTCCACAAATCTAATACAACACGCCACAGGTCGAATAAATATATCTGTGAAATTTATATCATCTGGTGATGGAAATTTTCCAAGCACAGGTTTGTTTGAGTATGTTATGTTAGCATTATTTAAATCCATTTTATATCGTTTTTTATTTCCGTTTGCATCATAAAAATCATATTCTATGTAGTTATCATAAATTTTAGCAACTAATGGCATTTTTTTAATTTTTTGTATTAACTTAATATTGTCAAATATTAAAATAAATGCACCACAAAGCGTAAATCCAATCCCGCCTTTTCTATACAATTCTTTTAATGGATCATCATGCGAAATACAAAGCAATACAAAACACACAATTAAACAAAACATAATCCACGGAATTGCCCCAGCAATGCGAGCTTTAATGAACCAATTATTTTCTATGATTACAAACTCTTCTGAGGTATTGTTATTTTCTTTATTTCCCAAGGTGCTATCCATTGAACTCATAGTTCTCTCCTTGTGTCATAAAAATTTTTATCAAAAATTCCAAAACTTGATTTAGCATTTGAAATATTTAATTTCACATTTTC is part of the Campylobacter sp. VBCF_01 NA2 genome and harbors:
- a CDS encoding prephenate dehydrogenase, whose protein sequence is MKIGIIGLGLIGGSLGLCMKKSKIISTVSGYDISRENEKEALELGLVHEILSIEEMKQKCDVIFLAIPVEAIITTLAQLKDARKETTIIDLGSTKFKILQSCPPEIRGNFIAAHPMAGTENSGPSAAFSELLNGAVVVICDDNNADEMHVKRAVEIFSFAGMKIVFMDALSHDHHVGLISHLPHAISYSLVNSVLKEENRRNIINLAGGSFTGMARIAKSSPEMWVDIFKQNKENLLKSIESFKKELQICTDMIENEKWSELDSWMHSARTLREIL